DNA from Ignavibacteria bacterium:
TGGGGCGATGGACACGATTCCGGTTTGTACACGTTTGAATATCTGAGAAAATTGTGTACGTGTAATGATTGTAGGAAAAACGGATTCTGAAACAACTACTATATATTCAATAAATTACATACGATATACTTATTGTAGGAAGCGGACCTTCGGGAATAAGCACCGCGGTGGAAGCAAAAAATGCTGTGTTTCTTTTCATCTCTTATATTCTCGGCGAAAAGTTTAATACGAAGAAAAATATTCTCAACTTGGACATTGTTCCATTATTAGTTAACTTTAACCCGAAAATTATTTGGAACACGTAAGACAAATCATTTATTACAAAGACTATTTTTCCGATTTCTTTGAGGAACAAACGGAAAAAGTAAAAGGGAAAATTGATTACGCACTCTTTCTTGTAACGGTCGCAAAACGGATTCCACAGAAATTTTTTCGCCACATTGAAGGAACGGATGGATTGTATGAAATACGCATCGAGTTTCAAGGAAACATATACAGAATATTCTGTTGCTTCGATGAAGGAAAAGTTGTTGTGCTGTTCAATGGATTTCAAAAGAAAAGCCAGAAGACCCCACGAGAAGAAATAGACAAAGCGTTAAAAATAATGAACGAGTATTTTACCGAAAAACCTAAAAGTAAAAATTTATGAATACCAAAAATAAAAAACGCAAAACCATTACCACATTTGACGAACATCTTGACAAACGCTATGGAAAAATTGGAACGCGAAAACGCACAGACTTTGAAATTAAAGCGAAAGCGTTTGCCATTGGCGAAGTAATTAAAGAAGAGCGACGGCTTGCAGAAATGACGCAAGAGCAATTAGCAGAACGAACCGGAACAAGAAAAAGTTTTATCTCAAGAATTGAAAACGGACATAGCGATATTCAACTTTCAACGCTTTACAAACTTTTTGAACTTGGTTTAGGAAGAAAAATTTCGCTGACGATACAATAAGATGCTACATACACACGTCGAAGCGAAAAAATGTTATAAACCCGGTCAAATTTTTTTTTGATGACGCGAGATATATTTTATAAATTTTAACCGTTCTTTTAAACATAAATGAATAAACCAATGAAACCAACAATCATCGTTTTCCTAGTAATGTTTGTTACTATTTTCTATTCTTGTTCATCTACTGATTCAGGCACAGGAGAGCAAGGAAAGTGGAATGAATTTACGTATACGTATCCTTCCTCAAGTGACCCAACGGAAAAAAAATAGTGAAAACTCAAACGAAAGTGATAGTTAATAATTGTACTTACTCCACAGTATCTGACCACATCATTTTATATGTCGATTGGGAAGCAGAAAACACCGGGAAAGAAGCAGCAGAGTTTGGTTGGCAAAACAAGTGTATACAAGACGATGAGGGAAGGGTTTTTAGTCCTGAGAAGGGAGCGGATTCTAGGCTTATTCAGCCCCTTGATAAGACTGGAGAACTTACGATTACGTACATTTTACCTTCCAAAGTAAATATAAATAATTTATACTGGGGTCTGTATCATGGTGATGCAGAGCTGGGTTTAAAATATAAAATCAAACTCACTCCAGTTAATCAAAAATAAAAATAGTTATGGATATTATAGATGAAGCGCGCAAACTCTTGAAATTGAGAGAAGAATTGCTTGCAAAAGAAAAAGAATTTGATAGCCAACGCCTTGCCGTTCACAATGAACTCATTAAGAAACCAGAGCAGAGTATCGAAATTGATGGTTTCAAGATCTCGAAAGTTAATGATCGGGTTCAGTTATAATTTGATAATGATCTCCTTCGAGAAGAACTTAAAAAAATTGGCTTGTCCTATAAAGAGGTTTTAACAATTATTGCAAGGTCGAAAGAAGAAGTTTCGGTTACAGGGTTGATTAGGATAGATGAGAAGTAGAAACAACTAATAATTACATAATACATTTCTTTCCTCACTAAATTTTTTTGAGAGCACTGTTGAATTTACGAATCCAGAATTTTACATTCGCAAATTCGTAATGTTTCGTTATTCGGACTGGTTAGAATTCGCTTTCACAACTCTCTCAATTTCTTCCGTCAATTTTTCCCAATCAACATAGAGCCAACTCAAATCTTCGGTGAGTTTTTTGTATTCTGCTGAAATGGATTTTACTTGTTCACCATTAGAATAAAAATTGGTATCGCTCATCAACGTTTCACATTCGCTTTTACGTTTTTCTTTTTCTACAATTTCTTTTTCGAGTTTCAATAATTTTTCTTTGAGCGGTTTTGTGAATTTGGAAATGCGTTGTCGTTCTTCCGCTTCAATCCTTTTTTTATTCTGTCCACCAACTACTGACTTCTGACTACTTTCTACTTTTTTCTCCGCTTCAACTTCTTCTTTTTTCTTCGCAAGATATTCCGAAACATTTCCAACGTATGTTTTAACAGAATGATTTTTCACTTCGACAACTCTATTGACAATCGTATCGAGAAAATGCCTATCGTGCGAAACGATGATGTACGTTCCGTCAAATTTTTGCAACGCTTCTTGCAATATTTTTTTTGAACGCATATCGAGATGGTTCGTCGGTTCGTCCATCACCAATAAATTCGCGGGTGAAAGCAACATTCGCGCCAACGCCAAACGACTTTTTTCTCCGCCGCTCAGCACATGAACTTTTTTCTCCACATCATCGCCGCGAAAAAGAAAACTTCCGAGCAACGTTTGCAATCGCGTTCTCGATTCACCGACGGAAATCTCTGCTGCGCTTTCGTACACGGATTTATTTCCATCCAATTCATCCGCTTGATGTTGCGCGAAATACGAAATCGTAACGTTGTAACCTATTATTTTTTCTCCCGAAGAAATTTTTTCAACGCCGGCAATAATTTTTGAAAGCGTAGATTTCCCCGCGCCATTCACGCCGACAAACGCAATTCTGTCGCCGCGTTCAACGGTGAAATTTAAATTCGAGAGAACGAGATTGTCATCATATTGTTTGGAAACATTTTTCAACTCCATCACCACTTTTCCCGATGGCAGCGGAGAAGGAAAATGAAAATGAATCGCGCTTTCTTCATCTTCAAGTTCAATCACGTCAATTTTCTCCAACTGCTTGATGCGGCTTTGCACTTGTCGCGCTTTGGTTGCTTTGTACCGAAATCGCTCGATGAATTGCTCCGTTTGCTTTATTTGTTGCTGTTGATTTTTAAAAGCGGAGAGCAATAATTCTTTTCTCAACACCGATTCTTTTTCATAGAAAGAATAATTGCCCGCGTATTCTTCGACGTTTCCGTTCACAATGGCAAGCGTTCGCTTCGTCATATTGTCGAGAAACGTTCTGTCGTGAGAAATCAGCATAATTGCGCCTTCGTACGAGCGCAAATAATTTTCCAACCATTCAAGTGATTCGATATCGAGATGATTCGTCGGTTCGTCAAGAAGAAGAAGCGAAGGATTTTTCAGCAGAAGTTTTGCAAGAGAAATTCGCATTTGCCAACCGCCGCTGAACTCGTTGCAATCTCTCCCGAAATCATCAACGGAAAAACCAAGTCCCATCAATACTTTTTCCGTTTTCGAGCGAATGCGAAATGCGTCGAGCGATTCGAGTTTGTGTTGAAACTCTCCCTGCAACTCAATCAAATCGTTGAACTCTTCGCTTTCGTGCGAAGTGTGTAACAGTTGCGAATGAATTTCTTCCAAATCGTTTTCGATTTTTTTTACATCATCGAATGCCGATTCCGCTTCTTCGAGCAAACTTCTTCCCTCGAGATGTTCGGTTTCCTGCTGCAAATAACCGATGGAAACGTATTTCGCTTTTTGCACGACGCCGGAATCCGCTTCTTGTTTGCCGACGAGAATTTTGAACAGCGTCGTTTTTCCCGCGCCGTTTGCACCGACGAGACCAATGCGAGCGTTTGCGTTGATATAAAATGAAACGTCTTCAAATAAATATTCGCCGCCGAATTGAATAGAAATATTTTGGAGTGAAATCACTTTTTAGATTTGAGATAAGGGATATGAGATTTGCGCATTATCGTAGTAATGCGAAAAAACTTCTTTGCATCTTCGCGTCTTTGCGTGAGATAACTAGTTTACATCGTACCAAAATTTGGCGGAGTAACGTAGGTAAGAAATTGCTCTTTGTTCACCATTTCGCGTTGGAAAAATTTTGCAACTTTTTCTTCTTTGTAAAATCCAAACAAACACGAACCGCTTCCGGAAAGTGAAACATATTCTGCGCCTGATAAATAAAATCCTTTACGCAATTCTTTGATAAACGGAAATTGTTCAAACACCGGTTCTTCAAAATCATTATCCAAGTTGTCGCGCAGATATTCCATATCGTTTATTCCTTCGAGCAAAATTTCTTTGATGGATTTTGCATAACCTTCTTTCGGCGTAACGTGTTGATACGCCCACTTCGTAAAAATTTGTTCGTTGGGAAACAACACGACAATCCAATACGGAACAGCTAACGGAAAATATTCCAGCACTTCGCCGCGACCGGTAGCATACGCAGTTCCATCGAGTAAAAAATAGGGAACATCGGAGCCGAGTTGCAAAGCCATTTCACGAAGTTTCAAAAATGGAACATGAATTTTCCACAATTCGGAAAGCGCGAGAAGAACTGTTGCCGCATCGGAACTTCCGCCGCCAAGTCCAGCGCCGACGGGAATTATTTTTTTGAGTTTAATATCAACGCCGTGATGAGTGTTTGTTTCTTGTTGGAATAACAACGCGGCTTGCACACAAAGATTTGCAGAACCTTCGGGAATAAGTTCGATTCCTCCTCCGGAAAACGAAATTCCTTTGTCTTGCGCGGTGAGCTCAATTTCATCGTAGAGTTTGATGCGATGAAAAACCGTTTCGATGTCGTGAAAACCATCGCGGCGTTTTCGCAACACACGAAGTCCGAGATTGATTTTTGCGTATGCTTTAAGGAGCACAGAGGTTTTAGGATTTAGGATTTAGGTTTTAGATGTGAGGTTTAGTTGCTTTGAAAACTAATATCGAAAACCTAACATCTTACTTCTAACACCATTTACCTCAAGTAATATTTTAACGGGTTCGGGACAACGCTGCATTCTTCGGCAACACGATAGCCGGTAACTTTTCCTTCGTCGCGGAGTTTATACATTCGCGGAACAATTTTGTCGCGAAGTTCGGGCGGCGTCATCGGATTCAAATAAATTCCTGTTCCTCCTTCAAAACCTGCGGGAATATTGACGCGCAATTTTATCAACACGTGCCACGGCATTTTGTAAATCGAATCGAACGGCGTGTAATACCATTCTTCATTACAGGAAATTTGACTTCCCAGCGCGGCGTGAATAGAATGAACCAAATCACTAACGCCGCGGACCTCTTCGGAAGTTTGGTCGAATGGATTTCCCGCAACGGAACGCGAGTACACTTCAATTGTCGGAAAACGGTGACCAATGCCCACGAACGCAAGAGCGAATTCGTTTTCTGCAAAGACTAAATTATGATGCGCAGCAAAGTTCACTCCGAACTCGTTAAAAACGTTCGGGTCTTCGCGCACCATTTTTGTTTGATGCTGCAGCGAAGAGCCCCATTCATCGAGTGCGACAAGTTGTTTGTGCAAATGGTCGAACGATGCGCCCGCGGGACGAAGCCAGTTTTGAAACACGCTGATATACCGCACGTAGCGATTGTTTGCAATAATATCGCGCATCGCATCAATCGTGAACGTGAAGTAATGATAATGTTCTTCCGGCGTCATTTCTCCCGACGAAAAAAGTTGATGGTCAAATTCCGCATTGTGAACGAAATGCCTTCCCGCAATAATCAAATCGTGTCCGCCGCCGAAGAACGCATCAGCGAGTTGTAATTTTTCATCGCTTGGAATTGCAACAATTTCGTCATCGGTCTTTCCCGTTTGTTTCAATTTGTAATTGAGAATGTTCAGCAAATGATTTTTTCCCAATCCGTTTTTGATGTATGCATCGCGCCATTGCAGCAGTTCATCATTCATCCGATAATCAAAATTCTTTTTCCAATAATCGAGCGTAACGATTTCAAATAAATTTGGTGTGCGGCGGAACAATGCTTCAGTTGAAAAATATTCCTGCGCCGAAAGGTGTTTGATGGAAAGATAATTTCCGTCTTGCACAATCATCCGCGCTTTTTCTGGCGGAGTTTCAAAATATCGCGCTGAACAAAAACTGCAATAATCTTCGGGCGTGTGAACGTCCATTTTTTTTGAAGTTGTTGGAACGCCGTTGGTAATCGGTTTGCTTCCACGTCCGGGGACAGACCACACTTCTGCGCCGGTGAACGGATTGACTTGTTTCACCGTCCCGTCCTGCATTGTTATGTAAAAATTTTCGTGTTGCATTATAATAGCAATTAGTAATTCGTAATTTGTAACTTGTAATTTTGTTACGGTTTTGGCGCTGGCGGAGGAAGAGCAAACGCAATGCTTTCCGCTTGAAAATTTCCATCGCGATGAGAACTGTCGCAGAATGGTTTTGTTTTGCTTAATCCACAGCGGCAAAGAGAAATGCGTGTTCGCCCTGCAATATCGAATGTATTTCCTTTGTCGTCGAAGAGTTCAAACTCGCCTTCGACTTTGATACTTCCGTTGGATTTTATAGTTAATTTTGTAGCCATTGTAACAGAGAGAAATAAAAAAAAGAAAACGTATGTAAAATTCGGTGAGAAAGATAGTAAGGAAATACGGGAAAAAGTAAAGCGAGAAAGGAAGATTTAGAAAATATTCATTCGTTTCTTTCCAAATTGTTTAGTGAAAGAAATTCAAACGGTTGCCAACATTCATTGCACACAGAAAACGATGGCGCAGATGGGTGTATTTTTTTCGATGAAGAAACCAATCTATGGTTAAAAAGATAATGATGGAGGCGAGGACAAATAGCACGGTCATAGTTTTTTCTCCGATATTGAATTGTGATACAGAAAGTTGAAATATGTGGTAGTGTTTCACAAGTGTTGGTTGAAATCTTTACAAGAACGTAAACGGTCTTGCTGGACGAAAAAAGAATCATCAATGATTCTTTTGGTTATATCCCGATTTATCGGGGTTTTTTCGCTGTAGCACGACCATTAATGGTCGTGGAGAACGTGCTTTGAAAACATCGTCATTTTTCTTTTGCCAACTCTTGTGAAACACGACCTCTTTTTTTTTACGTTTGCTGCAGTTTCTATAGTATCAATGAAGGAATGAAGTGAGAACCGTTTGCGGTTCACTTCACTCCTTTTGCCGTAATGCTCAGCAACGCATATTCATTGGTGGACACTTCCGAATATTTTTTTTCTTTGAGGATTTCCACGTGCCGAAATCCCACTTGTTTGAACAGCGAAATGTAATCGTTTTTATTCATCGCCCCCGCAACACATCCTGCCCACAGTTCTGCGTCGCGTTGTAAAGATTCGGGAAAATATCCTTCGGTAACAATATCGGAAACAATGAATGCGCCGCCCTTTTTCAGCACGCGATACATTTCCGAAAATGCTTGTTCTTTTTCGGGAACAAGATTTAAGACGCAGTTACTGATTATTCTGTCCACGGAATTTGCGTCCACGGGCATGTGTTCAATTTCTCCGAAACGAAATTCTACGTTGCGAATATTCAGTTTGCGTGCGTTATCTCGCGCGCGCGCAAGCATTTCTTCCGTCATATCAATTCCGATGACGAATCCGGTTTCGCCAACATATTTCGATGCGATAAAAACATCAATGCCTGCGCCGGAACCCAAATCGAGAACGGTCATTCCTTCGCGAATATCGGCGTATTCCGTTGGTATCCCGCAACCAAGATTGAGATTTGCAATTTCCAGCGTATCCAGTTTTTCTGTATCGTAATGTTCCGCCATTACCACATTGAATTGTGGAGAATCGCAACAACTTGTTGTTGTTGAGCAGCACGATGTTTGCGATGATGCGGTTGCAATTTTTCCGTATTTGTCTTTGATAACTTCTTTTACGTTTTCCATAAAATTAACACGTTGATTGTGTGAAAAAAATAATAATTGATGGTTTTACTATTAGACGAAGCATTGTAAAAAAAGACGCAAAAATAAAATCTATGCTATTATTTCATTTTCCAGATTGCCAACACTGCGCTTAATGCAGAAGCGACATTCAATGATTCTGCTTTGCCGAATTTCGGGATAGAAAAAACACCATCGGAACGTTGTTCGAGTTCGGAAGAAATGCCGTGGGCTTCATTTCCAAACACCAATACGGATTTTGCATTGCGTAGTGTTGGAGGGATTTCGTAGAAACTTCTATTTCCGTTTGCCACTGTTGAAAAAATACTGAAATGTTGAAGTTGGAATTCCTGCAATTCTACAGCCAAGTTTCTTTCTTCAACAATCGGCAGGTGAAATACCGCTCCCATAGATGCGCGAAGAACTTTCGGGTTGAAAAGTTCAACACAATTTTTTCCGAGAAGAACAACATCAACGCCAAACCAATCGCACGTGCGAAGCATTGCTCCGAGATTTCCCGGATCCGAAACCGCATCAAAGGCAACGATGAGCGTATGTGGTGCGTGTACGTATTCCGCTAATTGCCAATTCTTTTTTTTGTCAACAACAGCGAATATGCCTTGCGTGGTTTGTGTGTCGGAAAGTTTTTCTATTTCCTGTGTGGAAATTTCCACAAGCGGGATTTTTTTTTGTTTGGAAAGAAGGTGAATGTGTTTTGCTGAATTGTTGGCATAACTATTCTCTGTTCCGATGAGCATATCCACGTTCCAATCGCTTTGTAACGCTTCTTCGACGCAATGAAATCCTTCGACAAGAAATTGTTGCCGTTCAACGCGGAATTTTTTTTGCAAAAGTTGACGCGTGTGTTTGAGTTGTTGCTGCGAAAGGGAATTCATAGGTTTGTTTGTTTGCTCGTTTGTTTGTTTATTGAATTGAAAATGATGCTTCCGAAACGAATCGGTGGTTAAAGTACTAATGAAATTTGAATTCACAAACACATCGAACAAATAATGGATAGAATGCAAGCGAACATCAACAACATCACCATCGCTTACAACGAATACGGAAACGGCGACCCGCTCATTTTCGTACACGGATTTCCCTTTTCTTCTGCAATGTGGGAATCGCAAGCGAAATATTTTTCCCAACAGTTTCGCGTGATTTCATACGATATTCGCGGACACGGCGAAAGCGAAGTTGGCGACGGACAATTTTTTCTTGAAGATTTCGTCGAAGATTTTTTTTCGCTGCTGGATGTTCTTCGCTGTGAAAAAGTAATTGCCGTTGGTCTTTCTATGGGAGGATATATTCTATTGCGCGCGTATGAAAAAACACCCGAACGATTTCGCGCGCTCGTGCTTTGCGATACGAAAAGCGAAGCGGATTCCAACGACGTGAAACTTAAACGCGCAATACAGGCAAAAGAAGTGAAAACGCACGGAGTACGGTATTTTGCAGATGGTTTTTTGAACGCGGTTTTTGCCAAACGAACCTTTTTCGATTTATCCGACGAATTCGAAAATACAAATGCCGTGGAAACTATACGCGGGATAATTCTGCAGACTTCACCGATTTCCATTGCGGGAACATTACTTGCGCTTGCTTCGCGAACCGATACAACACACGTGCTTTCTTCGATTACTATACCTACGCTCCTTCTCGTTGGCGAAAATGATGTTCTTACTCCCCCCTCAACAATGCAAGCAATGAAAGAAATCATTCCTCACGCAACATTGAACATACTCTCGAATGCAGGACATCTCAGCAATATGGAAAACGCAAATGCATATAACACCGCACTCGAACAATTTTTACTTTCATTGAACAAACAATCGTCGTGATGAAAAATTTCGTGAAATGGTTTGCGTTCATTATCGTGGTTTGCATTTACAAAACAAATACGGCGGCGCAACTTTTGTTGAATGCGGATTTAATTGTAACGCCAACAACGATTGAACCGCAGGAAAGCCCGCTGAAAAATGTGAACACAACGTCGCACAACAATTCGCCATTCAATTTGTTCCGTTCAGAAATGTTGGGATTGTGGGGCATTAGTGAAATATTTTCCGTTCGCGCAAATGCACTGTTCGACACAAAAATGAAAAATCGCATTCGGTTTGATGGAGTATATCTCGAAGGCAAACCGGATTCTGTATTCAATTTCCGCGTGGGAAAAATTCCTACAACGTTTGGAAATTTTGTATCCCGACGATTTGCGCGCGAAAATACATTGATTGGATTTCCGTTGATGTACAGTTTCAAAACTCCGTTGTTTGGGAACGACGTTGATACCAATATTTCTCAAGTGTTGTTTCGCAAGCAGCAGTATGATTCAGAGATTATTGCGTTGAATGAAGCGGTTTGGATACAGGGAATTTCTGTGTTGGGCTCAATGGAGAATTTTCGGTACGCATTTTCTCTTTCCAATAGTTCACTTGCAAACCCGAACGTGAAACGCAAATATGGAAATCAATATTCTGGAAGAATTTCATCTACGCTATCCGATAATTTAGAAATAGGAATTTCCAGCGCGCTTGGTTCGTATCTTGACAAAGCAAAACATCTTCCTTCTGATAAAAAGATTGAAGATGTGAAACAAAAAATATACGGTGCAGATGTCCGATACGAATACTGGCGATACGAATTTCTCGGTGAAGTAATGCAAATAACATATGATGTGCCGTTGCTTCCCCAAAAAGAGCTTACGGCGAAAAGTTGGTATGCGGAACTCCGCTATCAATATTCGCGCACCATTTTGCTTTCTGCGCGCGTGGAACAATTTCTCTTTTCCGACGTTGATTCTTTCGGAACATCAGTGAATTGGGGCAACAGTATCAATCGGTGGGAAATGGGAATTCGGTATCGCTATGCCGATATGTTCTTCAAAGGAGTATGGCAACGCATTGAATTTTCCTCATTGCAAGAATCGCTGCTCGATATTTATGCTCTGCAAATCATATACCGATGGGAAGATATTTTTAAGGCGATGTGAAATTTGGGAGCGCGGTTTTTTTGTCACAAGAGTTAAACATTCATTACAAAATTTCTTTCAGCAAATTTTCAGTTTCTTTTTCTAATTTCATCACTGTTTAAAAAATTCAATTCACTTCCAACTCTTCGCAAATTCCGTCAACAGCCGCACACCAACTCCGCTCCCACCTTTCGGCGCGTACGGTTGATTGTCTTCGAGAATTGCCGTTCCAGCAATATCGAGATGAACCCATTTGTAATCGCCGATAAATTTTTTCAGGAAGAATGCCGCTGTAATTGTTCCCGCCCAACGTCCGCCGACATTTTTTACATCGGCAACGTCACTCTTAATGAGTTTCTCATATTCATCATACATTGGGAGTTGCCAAACGCGCTCATAAGTTTTTTCTCCAGCGACTTTTAGTTTGTTCATTACGTCGTCGTCGTTGCCCATCATTCCCGTTGCAACATGTCCAAGCGCAACAACACACGCGCCGGTCAACGTTGCTAAATCAATCACCGCTCTCGGCTTAAATTGTGAAGCATAAGCAAGCGCATCGGCAAGAATCAATCGTCCTTCCGCATCAGTGTTGTCCACTTCAGAAGTTTTTCCTCCGCGATGTGTAACAACATCGCCGGGCTTTACAGCGCTTCCACTCGGCATATTCTCTGTTGCAGGAATTAATCCAATGACGTTCACCGGAAGTTTAAGTCGTGCGATAGTTTGCAATGTTCCAATCGCTGCTGCTGCGCCGCTCATATCCATTTTCATTTCCGCCATATTTGCGGATGGCTTTATTGAAATTCCACCGCTATCAAACGTAACGCCTTTGCCGACAAAAATTATTGGCTGCGTTTCTGCGTTTAGCGTTCCGTTGTATTTTAAAATTATGAAACGCGGATCTTTCACACTGCCTGAACTCACAGCAAGTAAACCGCCGAATTTTTCTTCTTCGATTTTTGCTTTGTCCCATATTTCGCAATCAAAACCGAACTGCTCCGAAGATTTTTTTGCAACATCAGCAAGCGTTTCAGGATAAATTTCATTCGATGGAGCATTTTCCAAATCGCGAGCGAGAATTGTTCCTTCACAAATTATTTTTGCAACGGAAATTCCCGATTTTATTTTCTTTACTACTTCATCCGATGCATCGAATAATATTACTTCGGTAATTTTTTCTTTCTCTTTCTTCTCTGAAAAATATTTATCGAACTTATATTGCGAAAGCATTGCACCCTCAACAATTGCTTGTGTAATTTCTTCTGCGGGAAGCTGTAACAATTTTGCTGCAGAAGAAAAATCGACCGAAACTTTTTTAGCTTTCAATATCTTCGCTTTGTTTAATCCCGTTGCTGTTGCCCGACGTAACATTTCGACGGAAAATTTTTCTTTCTTTCCAACACCTATGAGAAGTAATTGAGGAGTAGCAATTGCATTGTTCGTGAACACTTTGCATACATCTCCGTCTTTTCCTTTAAAATTTTCGAGTGAAGAAATTTTCTCTGCAAGATTTTTTACTTGCTTCGGAAATATTTCTATTTGTTTCGCTATTGATTTTTGTTCTTCAGAAATGAAGAAAACAACTGCATTAGATTTGATTTGTTTTAGTGTGGATTTGGTTGGTGTAAGTTTCATATAATTTTACATTTTATATTTTACATTGAACATTGAAAAATTTTCTAACATACTCAACTACTCATTTACTCAAATACTTTTTCGCTGTATCAACTACTTCTTTCACAATATCATCAAGTTGTACATTGTGAATTCTCGCTCCCGCCGCATTTTTATGTCCGCCACCGCCAAATTCTTTCGCAAATTCGTTAAACGGAATATCGCCTTTAGAACGAAAACTTATTTTCACTCCATTGTCTAATTCGTTGATGAGAACCGCGCCGAGAACTCCATCAATGCTCATTGGATA
Protein-coding regions in this window:
- a CDS encoding type II toxin-antitoxin system RelE/ParE family toxin, with translation MEHVRQIIYYKDYFSDFFEEQTEKVKGKIDYALFLVTVAKRIPQKFFRHIEGTDGLYEIRIEFQGNIYRIFCCFDEGKVVVLFNGFQKKSQKTPREEIDKALKIMNEYFTEKPKSKNL
- a CDS encoding DUF4921 family protein → MQHENFYITMQDGTVKQVNPFTGAEVWSVPGRGSKPITNGVPTTSKKMDVHTPEDYCSFCSARYFETPPEKARMIVQDGNYLSIKHLSAQEYFSTEALFRRTPNLFEIVTLDYWKKNFDYRMNDELLQWRDAYIKNGLGKNHLLNILNYKLKQTGKTDDEIVAIPSDEKLQLADAFFGGGHDLIIAGRHFVHNAEFDHQLFSSGEMTPEEHYHYFTFTIDAMRDIIANNRYVRYISVFQNWLRPAGASFDHLHKQLVALDEWGSSLQHQTKMVREDPNVFNEFGVNFAAHHNLVFAENEFALAFVGIGHRFPTIEVYSRSVAGNPFDQTSEEVRGVSDLVHSIHAALGSQISCNEEWYYTPFDSIYKMPWHVLIKLRVNIPAGFEGGTGIYLNPMTPPELRDKIVPRMYKLRDEGKVTGYRVAEECSVVPNPLKYYLR
- a CDS encoding helix-turn-helix transcriptional regulator; translation: MNTKNKKRKTITTFDEHLDKRYGKIGTRKRTDFEIKAKAFAIGEVIKEERRLAEMTQEQLAERTGTRKSFISRIENGHSDIQLSTLYKLFELGLGRKISLTIQ
- a CDS encoding CDGSH iron-sulfur domain-containing protein; this encodes MATKLTIKSNGSIKVEGEFELFDDKGNTFDIAGRTRISLCRCGLSKTKPFCDSSHRDGNFQAESIAFALPPPAPKP
- the arsM gene encoding arsenite methyltransferase, with translation MENVKEVIKDKYGKIATASSQTSCCSTTTSCCDSPQFNVVMAEHYDTEKLDTLEIANLNLGCGIPTEYADIREGMTVLDLGSGAGIDVFIASKYVGETGFVIGIDMTEEMLARARDNARKLNIRNVEFRFGEIEHMPVDANSVDRIISNCVLNLVPEKEQAFSEMYRVLKKGGAFIVSDIVTEGYFPESLQRDAELWAGCVAGAMNKNDYISLFKQVGFRHVEILKEKKYSEVSTNEYALLSITAKGVK
- a CDS encoding ABC-F family ATP-binding cassette domain-containing protein, giving the protein MISLQNISIQFGGEYLFEDVSFYINANARIGLVGANGAGKTTLFKILVGKQEADSGVVQKAKYVSIGYLQQETEHLEGRSLLEEAESAFDDVKKIENDLEEIHSQLLHTSHESEEFNDLIELQGEFQHKLESLDAFRIRSKTEKVLMGLGFSVDDFGRDCNEFSGGWQMRISLAKLLLKNPSLLLLDEPTNHLDIESLEWLENYLRSYEGAIMLISHDRTFLDNMTKRTLAIVNGNVEEYAGNYSFYEKESVLRKELLLSAFKNQQQQIKQTEQFIERFRYKATKARQVQSRIKQLEKIDVIELEDEESAIHFHFPSPLPSGKVVMELKNVSKQYDDNLVLSNLNFTVERGDRIAFVGVNGAGKSTLSKIIAGVEKISSGEKIIGYNVTISYFAQHQADELDGNKSVYESAAEISVGESRTRLQTLLGSFLFRGDDVEKKVHVLSGGEKSRLALARMLLSPANLLVMDEPTNHLDMRSKKILQEALQKFDGTYIIVSHDRHFLDTIVNRVVEVKNHSVKTYVGNVSEYLAKKKEEVEAEKKVESSQKSVVGGQNKKRIEAEERQRISKFTKPLKEKLLKLEKEIVEKEKRKSECETLMSDTNFYSNGEQVKSISAEYKKLTEDLSWLYVDWEKLTEEIERVVKANSNQSE
- a CDS encoding alpha/beta fold hydrolase → MDRMQANINNITIAYNEYGNGDPLIFVHGFPFSSAMWESQAKYFSQQFRVISYDIRGHGESEVGDGQFFLEDFVEDFFSLLDVLRCEKVIAVGLSMGGYILLRAYEKTPERFRALVLCDTKSEADSNDVKLKRAIQAKEVKTHGVRYFADGFLNAVFAKRTFFDLSDEFENTNAVETIRGIILQTSPISIAGTLLALASRTDTTHVLSSITIPTLLLVGENDVLTPPSTMQAMKEIIPHATLNILSNAGHLSNMENANAYNTALEQFLLSLNKQSS
- a CDS encoding RNA methyltransferase, giving the protein MNSLSQQQLKHTRQLLQKKFRVERQQFLVEGFHCVEEALQSDWNVDMLIGTENSYANNSAKHIHLLSKQKKIPLVEISTQEIEKLSDTQTTQGIFAVVDKKKNWQLAEYVHAPHTLIVAFDAVSDPGNLGAMLRTCDWFGVDVVLLGKNCVELFNPKVLRASMGAVFHLPIVEERNLAVELQEFQLQHFSIFSTVANGNRSFYEIPPTLRNAKSVLVFGNEAHGISSELEQRSDGVFSIPKFGKAESLNVASALSAVLAIWKMK
- the ispE gene encoding 4-(cytidine 5'-diphospho)-2-C-methyl-D-erythritol kinase: MLNPKTSVLLKAYAKINLGLRVLRKRRDGFHDIETVFHRIKLYDEIELTAQDKGISFSGGGIELIPEGSANLCVQAALLFQQETNTHHGVDIKLKKIIPVGAGLGGGSSDAATVLLALSELWKIHVPFLKLREMALQLGSDVPYFLLDGTAYATGRGEVLEYFPLAVPYWIVVLFPNEQIFTKWAYQHVTPKEGYAKSIKEILLEGINDMEYLRDNLDNDFEEPVFEQFPFIKELRKGFYLSGAEYVSLSGSGSCLFGFYKEEKVAKFFQREMVNKEQFLTYVTPPNFGTM